AAATCTGATAAAGACAGTGATGCAGATGTTGTGACTGGAAATACAGCCTGGAAACAAATATGTGATAACTATTACAAGTGGGATGCCGGAATGTACTGTGAGCCAACTCCTGAACCAGCCAGCGTAGGTAACTACGTATGGAATGACCTGAACGTCAATGGAATACAGGATAGCGGTGAAAGTGGCATGTCAGGAGTTACTGTAAACCTCTATACATGCGAAGGACAGCTAGTAGCGACGACATCAACTGATGGAGATGGATCTTATGTATTCAATGAACTCGATGCAGGAAGCTATTACATTGAATTCGTAAGTCCTTCAGGATATGTGTTCACCACAGCAAACCAGGGTAACGAAGATGAAGACAGCGATGCAGAAGCAGGTGGAATTACAAGTTGTTTCACACTCAATGCAGGAGACTATTACAACATAGTTGACGCTGGTCTACATATTTCGGAACAGGAGATCCCTGAATTCCCAACAGTAGCGATCCCAATGGTTGCTATCATCGGACTAGCATTTGTCTTCGGACGCAGGAAGGAGTAAATTTTACTCATTCCTTTCTCTTTTCTATTTTTACCAGGCTGCCACAGCAGCATTGTAGCAGAATATTTATACATTTGATCATTGACTTTAAACCATGCAGGAAAAAAGATATCCAAAAGGTCATTTTGTAGCAGTTGGAATGGTCATGGGTCTGCCTCTGGGGATTCCTATTGGCATAGTATTGGGAATGATAGCCATTGGACCAGCCATAGGACTAATTCTAGGACTGGGGATTGGCATGTATCTTGAGAAGAAATACAATCCTGAACCTTTACAAATGACGCCGGAAGAGGAAGCTCAAAGAAAAAAGATTATTTTGGTTTTATGTGGTGTTTTCCTGCTGGGCATTATTGCCTTTGCCGCTTTGCTGCTCATGACTAACTAGAAAAGATGTTAATTAAACAGTCTTGCAGTCCAATAATATTAAATGTGTTCTAACTAACAAATTAAAAAAGATGGTGTGACAATTCACACCAAACGATTGATCTTATTCTTTATTTGTGCCTTACTATCAGCAATGCAGCAATAAGACCGAATGCTCCTATGAGCAACTCAAATCCCGGGCTTGACTCTGAGGTATCGGTTTCTGATTCTGTGGATTCTGCATCCATAGATTCGATCTCTTCGATCTCCTCTTCTGACATGAACCTCTCACCCACGATCATTGGGTCGCCCTCATAACCAAGAGCTGCAAAGTCCATGGCTCCTTCATCAAGGTGGCACTCCTTACACTGGAGGGCATCTTCTTTAGGAGCTACTTCGTGATTTATACTTTCGTACAATGAAGTTTCCACGAATTCATACTGACCGCTGTAAGGCACATCCACATATTCCATTCCAGCCCTGGATGCTTTATCCCAGTCATATGTAGTCCAATAAGCGTTCTCTCCTCCAAACAGGTCAGGAATTATAAGGTAATTGTATTGTGCATCACTGATCTGTTTTGCCAGATGGATCTTGAACGGATAAATCTTGGAATCACGGTCATACCTGTCACCAAGTGGAAGTGTCAGGACTGTGACTTCTTCAGGATCGATTATGTCTTCAAGATAGTACTTGTCAAAACTACCGTTGAACCACAGATATGTCGGAGTGACATTCATTTCCCATATGAATGAACCTTTCTTCTTGTCATAAGTGGCTTTTCCGTACTCATCAGTTGGTATAGGATCTATATCCTGTCCTGCCTGTGACCAGTCCCAATACATTTTTGTCGGTACTGCACGGGCAAATTCAGGAATGTGGCATGTCTGACATGCTATTGCGTCAGAGTGACCATCCAGCCTTTCCTTGAAAACACCCTGATGTGGTGTATCTCCATGACAATCAGTACATTCTACTC
The sequence above is a segment of the uncultured Methanolobus sp. genome. Coding sequences within it:
- a CDS encoding SdrD B-like domain-containing protein — translated: MVVYTIMVVVNTLKEPNKKNFVFKIARVAMLMLVAFIALSSQASACHVTIGDKVWNDLDMDGKQESGEPGISGVNVYLYKYDYCKEQWFEVQKTTTDSVGEYNFFVEKGSYYYVKFELIDGYVFSPQCKAKSDKDSDADVVTGNTAWKQICDNYYKWDAGMYCEPTPEPASVGNYVWNDLNVNGIQDSGESGMSGVTVNLYTCEGQLVATTSTDGDGSYVFNELDAGSYYIEFVSPSGYVFTTANQGNEDEDSDAEAGGITSCFTLNAGDYYNIVDAGLHISEQEIPEFPTVAIPMVAIIGLAFVFGRRKE
- a CDS encoding tetrathionate reductase family octaheme c-type cytochrome encodes the protein MLACVIALSFSSSAAYLNHSFLTGPYENGPDVTADCISCHSQQAADMLNSTHWLWTTCSECCGDEAYEGLGKRTVINNFCVAIASNEPRCTSCHTGYGWTDDTFDFTNASNIDCVVCHETTGTYVKIPTGAGAVDPSVDLLAVAQSVGSPSRETCGGSCHFFGGGGDNVKHGDMSSALLDPSRDLDVHMGGMDFDCQNCHKTTAHNIAGRFAGVPGSECRVECTDCHGDTPHQGVFKERLDGHSDAIACQTCHIPEFARAVPTKMYWDWSQAGQDIDPIPTDEYGKATYDKKKGSFIWEMNVTPTYLWFNGSFDKYYLEDIIDPEEVTVLTLPLGDRYDRDSKIYPFKIHLAKQISDAQYNYLIIPDLFGGENAYWTTYDWDKASRAGMEYVDVPYSGQYEFVETSLYESINHEVAPKEDALQCKECHLDEGAMDFAALGYEGDPMIVGERFMSEEEIEEIESMDAESTESETDTSESSPGFELLIGAFGLIAALLIVRHK